The stretch of DNA GAACAACTTAAGCCTGCTCAGAAATGCACTAAAGACGTCACTGATGAAAGTAACGAGTTAATTTTTTTATTATATTGGGAGGTGACTCCTTACTCGTCTTACAACGGGTTAAGGGAACTTATTTGGACATATTTAACTTGGTTATTATAGCCATTTTAATTGCTTTAACTGCTTTTTTTGTAACTTCAGAATTTGCAATTGTAAAAATAAGAAGTTCAAGGATAGACCAGTTAATTGAGGAAGGAAATTCGAAGGCAGTTTCTGCAAAAAAAGTGATTTCGAACCTGGATGAATATCTTTCTGCCTGTCAGTTAGGAATTACAATAACAGCCTTAGGTTTAGGTTGGATTGGGGAATCAACTATTGAGCATATGCTAAGTCCTCTTTTCCATAAAATCAACATTCCTGAGAGTGCAACGCAAGTATTATCGGTAGGAATTGCGTTTGCAGCCATTACCTTTTTGCATGTAGTGGTTGGTGAGCTCGCACCTAAGACTTTGGCCATTCAAAAGGCTGAATTAATTACCTTAATTGTGTCACGGCCACTCATCCTCTTCTATAAAATCATGTACCCTTTTATTTGGGTACTGAATGGGTCTGCTCGGGTTGTTTCCAGTCTATTTGGACTGAAGCCCGTATCAGAGAACGAAATTGCTCATACAGAGGAAGAACTTCGAATCATCCTTTCTGAAAGCTATAAAAGTGGTGAAATTAACCAATCAGAGTTTAAGTATGTAAATAAAATTTTTGAGTTTGATAATCGAATTGCTAAAGAAATAATGGTCCCACGGACAGAAATGGTTTCTTTATCAAAAGATGACTCGTTAGAAACATTTCTACAGGTGTTACGAGAAGAAAAGTTTACAAGGTATCCGATTATTGATGGAGATAAAGACCATATTATCGGATTAGTGAATATTAAAGAAGTGATGACTGATTTAATAGGCAATGAAAGTCTTTCTTCTCAAACATTAGAAAACTATACTCGACCAATTATTAGAGTGATAGAGACGATTCCTATTCATGACCTACTTGTAAAAATGCAAAAGGATCGAGTCCATATGGCTATTTTAATGGATGAATATGGCGGTACTTCTGGCCTAGTAACCGTAGAAGATATACTTGAAGAAATTGTAGGGGAAATTCGTGACGAATTTGATATGGATGAAATTCCAGAAATCCGTAAAATAAAAGAAAACCATTATATCATTGACTCTAAGGTTTTAGTTACCGAGGTTAATGATTTATTGGGAATTGAAATTGATGATGAAGATATAGATACTATTGGCGGGTGGATCCTAACTGAAAATTATGAAGTAAAAGAAGGAGACACCATTATTCACGACGCCTTTACCTTTAAAATCCTGGATATGGAGGAACATCATATCCGCTATATTGAAGTCACAAAAATCTCTAATGATGGTGAAGCTGTTATTAAGCAAATGGCCGTACCGAACTCAGAAGTACTTTCATAAAATAGACCAATCAGATTGGTCTATTTTTTTTGCCTAAATGACCAATTTATAGGACATATATCCAATCATTTAGCCCGCTTTTACGTATTTTATTGTAAAGGAGGGATGAAGAATGAACCATGTTTCAGTTTTATTTTTAGCTTGTATTCTGGCTGGGTTTGCCCTAATGAAAGTGGCAA from Bacillus sp. SLBN-46 encodes:
- a CDS encoding hemolysin family protein, translating into MDIFNLVIIAILIALTAFFVTSEFAIVKIRSSRIDQLIEEGNSKAVSAKKVISNLDEYLSACQLGITITALGLGWIGESTIEHMLSPLFHKINIPESATQVLSVGIAFAAITFLHVVVGELAPKTLAIQKAELITLIVSRPLILFYKIMYPFIWVLNGSARVVSSLFGLKPVSENEIAHTEEELRIILSESYKSGEINQSEFKYVNKIFEFDNRIAKEIMVPRTEMVSLSKDDSLETFLQVLREEKFTRYPIIDGDKDHIIGLVNIKEVMTDLIGNESLSSQTLENYTRPIIRVIETIPIHDLLVKMQKDRVHMAILMDEYGGTSGLVTVEDILEEIVGEIRDEFDMDEIPEIRKIKENHYIIDSKVLVTEVNDLLGIEIDDEDIDTIGGWILTENYEVKEGDTIIHDAFTFKILDMEEHHIRYIEVTKISNDGEAVIKQMAVPNSEVLS